A window from Gammaproteobacteria bacterium encodes these proteins:
- a CDS encoding sulfurtransferase TusA family protein — translation MSTHTVDARRLLCPMPVIRTQDAVSKLQAGDRVEVSCTDPGAKLDIPAWCRINGHKIIEISDDRDNITITLEVGGLGT, via the coding sequence ATGAGCACACATACGGTGGATGCCAGGCGTTTGTTGTGCCCCATGCCGGTGATACGCACTCAAGATGCGGTAAGTAAACTACAGGCCGGAGATAGAGTCGAAGTAAGCTGTACCGATCCGGGAGCCAAATTGGATATACCTGCGTGGTGCCGTATCAACGGCCACAAAATTATTGAAATCAGCGACGACAGGGACAACATCACCATTACTTTAGAGGTGGGCGGTCTTGGGACATAA